The Ranitomeya imitator isolate aRanImi1 chromosome 6, aRanImi1.pri, whole genome shotgun sequence genome window below encodes:
- the LOC138642924 gene encoding uncharacterized protein yields MMDGVIGRISSLVTEVIFETNRLDIIVREKEAAAERRMMQRRRRRFWIHPINELRMTRGVQSTLYLELRCNPQKFFSYVRMRMEHFDYLVGKIEDVIQRQDTRMRLAITPAERLMVTLRFLATGESLTSLHFQFRLGISTIGGIVKDTCRAIWDTLQLEYIPQPTMEIWMRSSEQFERMCNFPNCVGAVDGKHIRIAKPAGTGSEYYNYKKYFSIVLMAIADANCRFLAVDIGAYGRSNDSQVFKNSPMGRCLYGDTYNFPPARPLPGTSEPALPYVCVGDEAFQLSPHLLKPYSSRELHRTKRVFNYRLTRARRVVECSFGILTAKWRVLLTAIKLDTKTVDDVVKACVVLHNFVISKEPVTLDDEQLETSLWDYRSASVRSTGSVTRMREQFAEYFLSPVGRIPWQDIIV; encoded by the exons atgatggatggtgtaattgggaggatttcgagtttggttactgaagttatatttgagacgaatcgcctggatatcatagtgcgggagaaggaggcggcagcagaaagacggatgatgcaacggagaaggcgacgattctggatacatccaatcaatgagctgcggatgaccaggggtgtccagtccactctctatctggagttgcggtgcaacccccaaaaattctttagttatgtacggatgaggatggaacatttcgattatttggttggaaaaatagaggatgtcatccaaaggcaggacacaaggatgaggcttgccatcacaccggcggagcggctcatggtgacactgcg cttcctagctacgggtgagtctttgacttcactccatttccaattccggctggggatttccactattggcggaattgtgaaggacacatgtcgtgcgatttgggacactttacagctggagtatatcccacaaccaacaatggaaatctggatgagaagttccgaacaatttgagcgaatgtgtaattttccaaattgtgttggtgctgtggacggcaaacacattaggattgcaaaaccggcaggaacaggatcagagtactataactataaaaaatacttctcaattgtactcatggctattgctgacgccaactgccgattccttgctgtggatataggagcgtatggccggtccaacgactcccaagtgtttaaaaactctccgatgggtcgctgcctgtatggagatacatacaatttcccgccagcaagaccgctcccaggaaccagtgaaccagccttgccctatgtgtgtgtaggtgatgaagcctttcaactgtcgccgcacctactgaaaccatacagcagccgtgaattacaccgcaccaagcgggtatttaattaccgtcttaccagagcaagaagagtggtagagtgctctttcggtattttgacagcaaagtggagagttctgctgacggcaataaaactggatacaaaaactgtagacgatgttgtcaaggcatgtgtggtgctccataattttgttatttcaaaggagcccgttaccttggatgacgaacaattggagacatccttgtgggattaccgaagtgcctctgttcgctccaccggttctgttactaggatgagggaacagtttgctgaatattttttgtcacctgttgggcggattccatggcaagacataattgtgtga